A genomic window from endosymbiont of Galathealinum brachiosum includes:
- the tssA gene encoding type VI secretion system protein TssA, whose product MASEEIIQLDSLLQPISEDNPVGDDIREDSSPTSAYYSIKDARNAARAAERNNMFDGDSSEADDQWRKILELAPDILQNNAKDLEVASWYTEALIRRYGFQGLRDGFRLIHGLIDQYWDNLYPLPDEDGVETRVASLTGLNGEGAEGVIIAPIRNVLITQGNEPGPFSLWKYQQALEVEKIIDEEAKSDKASKLGFSNEDVERCVSESSEEFFVNICDDVSISIDTYREIGSMLDEYCGINDAPPISNIINILTESQGAINHIGKYKIPADDAGEMSSDESGDASDPSGESTGQVAQASGPIKTRADAFKKLIEISEFFRKTEPHSPISYIIERAVKWGDMPLDDLMKELIPDSSARDFYGSLTGVKTEDEY is encoded by the coding sequence ATGGCGTCTGAAGAAATAATACAGCTGGACAGTCTTTTACAACCCATCTCGGAAGATAACCCAGTTGGTGATGATATACGCGAAGACTCCTCCCCTACATCCGCTTATTACTCAATCAAAGATGCGCGTAATGCTGCACGTGCAGCAGAACGCAACAACATGTTTGATGGTGATAGCAGTGAAGCTGATGATCAATGGCGAAAAATTCTTGAGCTAGCCCCTGATATTTTACAGAACAATGCAAAAGACCTCGAAGTAGCAAGCTGGTACACAGAAGCGTTAATACGACGTTATGGATTTCAGGGTTTAAGAGACGGCTTTAGATTAATACATGGTTTAATTGATCAGTACTGGGATAACCTTTACCCATTACCAGATGAAGACGGCGTTGAAACCAGAGTTGCATCTCTCACCGGTTTAAACGGAGAAGGCGCTGAAGGTGTAATTATTGCGCCAATTAGAAATGTACTAATCACACAGGGTAATGAGCCAGGACCTTTTAGTTTATGGAAATACCAGCAAGCGCTTGAAGTAGAAAAAATTATTGATGAAGAAGCTAAATCCGACAAGGCATCTAAATTAGGATTTAGTAATGAAGATGTTGAACGTTGCGTATCTGAGTCAAGTGAAGAATTCTTCGTAAATATATGCGATGACGTTAGTATTTCTATTGATACTTATAGAGAAATTGGCAGCATGCTTGATGAATACTGTGGCATAAACGATGCGCCGCCTATTAGTAACATCATCAACATACTGACAGAAAGTCAGGGCGCAATAAACCATATAGGCAAATATAAAATTCCAGCTGATGATGCAGGTGAAATGTCTTCGGATGAATCTGGCGATGCATCTGATCCATCGGGTGAATCTACAGGTCAGGTAGCGCAAGCCTCAGGCCCAATCAAAACCAGAGCGGATGCATTTAAAAAACTCATAGAAATTTCTGAGTTTTTTCGTAAAACAGAACCACATTCGCCAATTTCATATATAATTGAACGAGCGGTAAAATGGGGTGACATGCCTCTGGATGACCTTATGAAAGAACTGATACCCGACTCTTCTGCAAGAGACTTCTATGGTTCTTTAACTGGCGTTAAAACTGAAGACGAATATTAA
- the tssB gene encoding type VI secretion system contractile sheath small subunit: MSESIHDKLKRVRKPRVHITYDVETNGAVQNKEIPFVMGVMGDYSGDNTENKKALKDRKFSQVDRDNFNEVMNNISPEVNMKVENTLEGDGSEMSVELGFKSMEDFEPQNIVEKVDPLKKLMETRNKLRDLLTKADRSEDLENLLEEVLSNADSLASLQGELGSDDEKKGDE, translated from the coding sequence ATGTCTGAAAGCATTCACGACAAACTAAAACGAGTAAGGAAACCCCGTGTTCACATCACCTACGATGTAGAAACTAATGGTGCCGTACAGAATAAAGAAATCCCTTTTGTTATGGGTGTAATGGGTGATTACTCTGGTGACAACACAGAGAATAAAAAAGCCCTGAAAGACCGCAAATTTTCTCAGGTAGACCGTGACAACTTCAATGAAGTTATGAACAACATCTCACCTGAAGTAAACATGAAAGTCGAAAATACGCTTGAGGGTGATGGCAGCGAAATGTCTGTTGAACTCGGTTTTAAAAGCATGGAAGACTTCGAGCCACAAAATATTGTTGAAAAAGTCGATCCACTGAAAAAATTAATGGAAACACGAAACAAACTTCGTGACCTGTTAACAAAAGCGGATCGTTCAGAAGATCTTGAAAACTTATTAGAAGAAGTATTAAGCAACGCAGACTCACTCGCCTCTTTACAGGGCGAACTGGGCTCAGATGATGAAAAAAAAGGTGACGAATAA
- the tssC gene encoding type VI secretion system contractile sheath large subunit has translation MSDTEKESQAAEAEAEEQVSFLEQAISATKQTSRDETEDLLKALTKEAMDGTIKWDKNLSVTINSAIAAIDKVMSRQLSAIMQNDKFQKLEGSWRGLNHLVSNSETSTDLKIRVMNINKKELTKDLEKAVEFDQSQIFKKIYESEFGTAGGEPYAALIGDYEFSAHPDDLDMLTSMSNVAAAGFCPFVSAADPKMFGFDSFTELSKPRDLEKIFDSAEYTKWRSFRDSEDARFVTLTMPRTLARLPYGAATKPVEAFNFEEASLDSDGRQLESEHDEYCWMNAAYSMGTTLTQSYAEYGWCTSIRGAEGGGKVEGLPSHTFVSDDGDVDAKCPTEIGITDRREAELSKLGFLPLCHYKNTDYAVFFGAQTTQKPKKFDDPAATANAEISARLPYIMATSRIAHFLKVMARDKIGSFMEASDAEEWLNRWIAGYVNASPGASAEMKARFPLAEANIEVKETPGQPGVYSAVAYMRPWLQMEELSASMRMVASIPKAG, from the coding sequence ATGAGCGATACAGAAAAAGAATCGCAAGCAGCAGAAGCGGAAGCTGAAGAACAGGTCAGTTTTCTTGAGCAGGCTATTTCTGCAACCAAACAAACTTCACGCGATGAAACAGAAGATCTTTTAAAAGCACTTACCAAAGAAGCAATGGATGGTACGATTAAGTGGGATAAAAATCTGTCTGTAACAATCAACAGTGCAATAGCTGCAATTGACAAAGTGATGTCCAGGCAGTTATCAGCAATCATGCAGAATGATAAATTCCAGAAACTGGAAGGCTCATGGCGTGGTTTAAATCACCTTGTTTCAAACTCTGAAACCAGTACTGATTTAAAAATTCGCGTTATGAATATAAACAAGAAAGAACTTACAAAAGATCTTGAAAAAGCGGTTGAATTTGACCAGAGCCAGATTTTTAAGAAAATTTACGAAAGTGAATTTGGTACAGCTGGTGGTGAACCTTATGCTGCACTCATTGGTGATTATGAGTTTTCTGCACACCCTGATGATTTAGATATGTTAACAAGCATGTCTAATGTTGCTGCCGCAGGTTTCTGCCCATTTGTTTCAGCTGCTGATCCAAAAATGTTTGGTTTCGATAGCTTCACTGAACTTTCTAAACCACGTGACCTGGAAAAGATATTCGATTCAGCAGAATATACTAAATGGCGTAGTTTCCGAGATAGTGAAGATGCACGTTTTGTAACGTTAACCATGCCTCGTACACTGGCTCGCTTACCTTATGGTGCAGCAACTAAACCAGTAGAAGCATTTAATTTTGAAGAAGCGAGTTTAGATTCTGATGGTCGTCAGTTAGAAAGTGAACATGATGAATATTGCTGGATGAATGCAGCATATTCGATGGGAACTACACTAACTCAGTCTTATGCAGAATATGGCTGGTGCACAAGTATTCGTGGTGCTGAAGGTGGCGGTAAAGTTGAAGGCCTACCTAGCCATACGTTTGTTAGTGATGATGGTGACGTTGATGCAAAATGCCCAACAGAAATTGGTATCACTGACCGACGCGAAGCTGAATTAAGCAAACTTGGCTTCCTGCCTCTTTGTCATTATAAAAATACAGATTACGCTGTATTCTTTGGTGCTCAAACGACTCAGAAACCTAAGAAGTTTGATGATCCGGCTGCAACTGCAAATGCAGAAATTTCTGCTCGTCTTCCATACATAATGGCAACTTCACGTATTGCTCACTTCCTGAAAGTAATGGCACGTGACAAGATTGGTTCATTTATGGAAGCCAGTGATGCTGAAGAATGGTTGAATCGCTGGATTGCAGGCTATGTTAACGCAAGTCCTGGTGCAAGCGCTGAAATGAAAGCTCGCTTCCCACTAGCTGAAGCAAACATAGAAGTTAAAGAAACACCTGGCCAACCAGGTGTATATAGTGCAGTAGCCTATATGCGCCCATGGTTACAGATGGAAGAACTTAGCGCTTCTATGCGTATGGTTGCGAGTATCCCTAAAGCGGGTTAA
- the tssC gene encoding type VI secretion system contractile sheath large subunit, with translation MSRDKSTEPRINLDSLLSKSAYITSVQQFLNETDYLKALTYWLSEFTPVEQLKEPEDIIDAIQRSISDIDHMINDQVNEIIHNKSFQKLESSWRGLWYLAVQADGTKNIKIKLFNATWSELSRDVARALEFDQSQLFQKVYNEEYGSPGGEPYGVLIGDYEISHKPSREHKHDDLATLEGISQVAAASFSPFITGASPELFGLDDFSTLGNPLNLHSIFAQKEYIKWRAFRDKKDSQFVGLTMPRILMRLPYRKTPGSYKGMFFYEQVSSHNRENYCWGNAAYGFAGIMIREFANVGWFGHIRGVPRNQIGGGLLTNLPCDVFETDAEDIANKPVTDVIITDIRERELSDLGFVPLCQCYNTPFAAFYGNQSTHKPKRQSSHEGEVNARLSAMLQHVLCGARVAHYIKVMIRDKVGSFTTADECEDFLRNWLFKYTTGREDLEWEEQARYPLREAAVRVKEHPVKPGEFVCVIHLRPHYQLDNMVSELELVTELAQSA, from the coding sequence ATGTCCAGGGATAAGTCGACAGAACCCAGAATCAATCTAGACAGCCTCTTGTCAAAATCGGCTTATATTACCAGCGTTCAACAATTTTTAAATGAAACCGACTATCTAAAAGCACTTACCTACTGGTTATCAGAATTTACACCTGTAGAACAGCTTAAAGAACCTGAAGATATCATTGATGCAATACAACGATCAATTTCAGACATTGATCATATGATCAATGATCAGGTCAATGAAATTATTCACAATAAAAGTTTTCAAAAACTGGAATCTTCATGGCGCGGACTGTGGTATTTAGCAGTACAGGCCGACGGCACCAAAAATATAAAAATTAAACTATTTAATGCTACCTGGTCAGAGCTTTCTCGTGATGTTGCACGTGCTTTAGAATTTGATCAGAGCCAGCTATTTCAAAAAGTTTATAATGAAGAATATGGCTCACCAGGCGGTGAACCTTATGGTGTATTAATTGGTGATTATGAAATTAGCCATAAACCTTCCAGAGAACATAAACATGATGATCTGGCCACTTTAGAAGGTATTTCACAGGTTGCTGCTGCTTCATTTTCTCCATTTATAACCGGTGCATCACCTGAGTTATTTGGTTTAGATGACTTTTCAACGCTAGGCAACCCGTTAAATTTACACAGTATATTTGCACAGAAAGAATATATTAAATGGCGCGCATTTAGAGATAAAAAAGATTCTCAATTCGTTGGTTTAACCATGCCACGCATATTAATGCGATTACCCTATCGTAAAACACCCGGTAGTTATAAAGGCATGTTTTTTTACGAACAGGTTTCCAGTCATAATCGTGAGAATTACTGCTGGGGAAATGCGGCATACGGTTTCGCTGGCATTATGATTCGTGAGTTTGCAAATGTTGGCTGGTTTGGCCATATAAGAGGAGTTCCCAGAAATCAGATTGGTGGAGGTTTACTAACCAACCTGCCCTGTGATGTTTTTGAAACAGATGCAGAGGACATTGCAAACAAACCGGTTACTGATGTCATCATTACCGATATAAGAGAGCGTGAACTTAGCGACCTTGGTTTTGTTCCTTTATGCCAGTGTTACAACACACCCTTTGCTGCTTTTTATGGTAATCAGTCGACACACAAACCTAAACGGCAGTCGAGCCACGAAGGAGAAGTGAACGCACGTTTATCTGCTATGTTACAACATGTTCTGTGCGGTGCACGTGTTGCACATTATATTAAAGTAATGATTCGAGACAAAGTCGGCTCTTTTACAACGGCTGATGAATGTGAAGATTTTCTACGCAACTGGTTATTTAAATACACCACCGGGCGTGAAGATTTAGAATGGGAAGAACAGGCTCGTTATCCATTAAGAGAAGCTGCAGTAAGAGTAAAGGAACATCCTGTGAAACCTGGTGAGTTTGTATGTGTAATACATTTACGCCCTCATTATCAATTAGATAATATGGTTTCTGAACTGGAACTGGTTACCGAACTTGCTCAGTCAGCATAG
- the tssE gene encoding type VI secretion system baseplate subunit TssE — MARLDKKKKLRPSILDRLIDNDPDNNVEVDPDQHQKLKELRNSVRRDLENLLNTRFRMIEPDSELTEIQSSLLNYGLPDLATVNIADSEKREEFIQHLETILIEYEPRFKSVKVRYMDNSDSLDRTLRFRIDATLYADPSPEMVVFDSILEPVTRTVSVEETSHG, encoded by the coding sequence ATGGCAAGATTAGATAAAAAGAAAAAGCTGCGTCCATCCATATTAGATCGTTTAATTGATAACGATCCGGATAATAATGTGGAAGTTGACCCTGACCAGCACCAGAAATTAAAAGAACTTCGCAACAGCGTACGTCGTGATCTGGAAAATTTACTTAATACTCGTTTCAGAATGATCGAACCTGATAGTGAGTTGACTGAAATACAAAGCTCATTATTAAATTATGGTCTTCCTGATCTTGCAACGGTAAACATCGCCGATAGCGAAAAACGCGAAGAGTTTATACAACATCTGGAGACTATTCTCATAGAATATGAACCCAGATTTAAATCAGTTAAAGTAAGATATATGGATAATTCAGATTCACTGGACCGCACATTAAGATTTAGAATCGATGCAACGCTCTATGCAGACCCATCACCTGAAATGGTAGTATTTGATTCTATACTTGAACCTGTCACTCGAACTGTAAGTGTGGAGGAGACAAGTCATGGCTGA
- the vasA gene encoding type VI secretion system baseplate subunit TssF, producing the protein MADELLPYYEKELAFIRQMGSEFAGEHPKIAGRLGINAETIEDPHVSRLIEGFAYLNARIQHKLDDDFPELSDALLEVLFPHYQRPIPSMSIVQFVPDEEKLEATFKLPKNTLLETEQFGGETCRFSAIYDTQLHPFKLTDASLIGRPFTTPGSDNLKGSGGVLKLSLKTFNEEITFAENKPESIRFYLKGQPQHINPLYELLLNNCQAVVMASSESDPNPIRLPANIIKPVGFDIEEGLLPYPDTSFMGYRLLTEYFTFPEKFMFIELEGFANKIPENALDTLEFYIYLGESDVELEHNISTETFQLACSPAINLFEHRADPIKLDHTTTEYQIIPDARRPVGYELYSVDKVTASTSAGDKETYLPLYGTNHESHDLENHAYWFAQRRNAKMGTHLRDDGTDVFLSLVDLYFNPNNPDDRTLSLQTTCSNRDQPAKLPFSADQPRLQCIDSAPPCEIIRCVTQPTATVRPSMRNNARWRLISHLSLNHLSITGRDDATNALKEILRLYDFKDSSINRAQIESITSVNTRAISAPLTIDGRATLCRGLEIEIELDDSQLTGSSSFLFATVLEHFFALYCSLNSFTRVLVKLKSKEGYLKKCPPRAGEKILL; encoded by the coding sequence ATGGCTGATGAACTACTTCCCTATTATGAAAAGGAACTGGCTTTTATTCGTCAAATGGGTTCAGAGTTTGCAGGTGAGCACCCAAAGATAGCTGGGCGTCTGGGTATTAATGCTGAAACAATTGAAGACCCACATGTTTCTCGATTAATCGAAGGTTTTGCGTATTTAAATGCACGTATTCAACATAAACTCGATGATGATTTTCCTGAGTTAAGCGATGCACTTCTTGAAGTGTTATTTCCTCATTATCAACGACCTATTCCGTCTATGAGCATTGTTCAGTTTGTGCCAGATGAGGAAAAACTGGAAGCGACTTTCAAGTTACCTAAAAACACATTACTTGAAACAGAACAGTTTGGCGGCGAAACCTGCCGATTTTCTGCCATTTACGACACACAGCTGCACCCCTTTAAATTAACCGATGCCAGCTTAATTGGTCGTCCATTTACAACACCCGGCTCTGACAATTTAAAAGGTTCAGGCGGCGTATTAAAACTTTCATTAAAAACATTTAATGAAGAAATTACTTTTGCAGAAAACAAACCTGAAAGCATTCGTTTTTACTTAAAAGGGCAACCACAACATATAAACCCCTTATATGAATTACTTTTAAATAACTGCCAGGCCGTTGTCATGGCGAGCTCTGAATCTGACCCGAATCCAATACGCCTACCCGCTAACATTATTAAACCGGTTGGCTTTGACATTGAAGAAGGACTGTTACCCTACCCTGACACATCATTTATGGGGTATCGTTTATTAACTGAGTATTTTACATTTCCTGAAAAATTCATGTTTATTGAACTTGAAGGCTTTGCAAATAAAATACCCGAAAATGCATTAGATACTCTGGAATTTTATATTTACCTCGGAGAATCTGATGTAGAGCTGGAACATAATATTTCAACTGAAACATTTCAACTGGCATGCTCACCGGCTATTAATCTTTTTGAACATAGAGCTGATCCGATAAAACTTGATCACACAACAACGGAATATCAAATTATTCCTGATGCAAGAAGACCGGTTGGATATGAGCTTTACTCCGTTGATAAAGTAACCGCATCAACCTCAGCAGGTGACAAAGAAACCTATTTACCATTGTATGGAACCAATCATGAAAGTCATGATCTTGAAAATCATGCTTACTGGTTTGCTCAACGTCGTAATGCAAAAATGGGAACTCATTTAAGAGATGACGGTACTGATGTTTTTTTAAGTCTTGTAGATTTATACTTCAATCCGAATAATCCGGATGATCGAACATTAAGTTTACAAACCACATGCAGTAATCGCGATCAACCCGCTAAACTTCCTTTTTCTGCTGATCAACCCCGCTTACAATGTATCGACAGCGCACCTCCCTGCGAGATAATTCGTTGTGTAACACAACCTACAGCAACCGTGCGCCCATCAATGCGTAACAATGCACGCTGGCGTTTAATTTCACATTTAAGCCTTAATCATTTATCAATTACAGGCAGAGATGACGCGACCAACGCTTTAAAAGAAATTTTACGTTTATATGACTTTAAAGATTCATCTATTAATCGTGCTCAAATTGAATCTATAACCAGCGTAAACACTCGTGCAATTAGCGCACCACTAACTATAGATGGGCGCGCTACCTTATGCAGAGGGCTTGAAATAGAAATAGAACTTGATGACTCACAGCTTACTGGTAGTAGTAGTTTCTTATTCGCTACGGTGCTCGAGCATTTTTTCGCACTTTATTGTTCATTAAATTCTTTTACCCGCGTATTAGTTAAATTAAAAAGCAAAGAAGGTTACCTTAAAAAATGTCCACCAAGGGCTGGCGAAAAAATACTTCTATAA
- the tssG gene encoding type VI secretion system baseplate subunit TssG has protein sequence MSTKGWRKNTSITRKVAEAPFDFQFLQAVRLLERSAVFEKESSQSNISSNPVARFTPPSSESLRFKTNQSLAFPASEIDDVQRIDKMSGTAQWEMVVNLMGLTGSMGVLPYHYTELILKRQKQKDETMEKFFDLFNHRTLSLFFQASVKYNLPLHYERNRLHYASKNQHEPQTTALLSLIGLGTSSLNNRLYTKDESLIFYSGLLSQKVRTASGLKQILRSHFNIPVEIDQFVGQWQELIDDVRTKLPDFNNPTGRNVCLGRSAMLGKKGWFAQGKIHIILGPLNKKQLATFAPGTSALKALNELVRMYVGMENDYEFIIRIKKTDIPDKIQLGKKEPAIIGWNTWLSNKPADFEDRNKTLDISVSASRLG, from the coding sequence ATGTCCACCAAGGGCTGGCGAAAAAATACTTCTATAACTCGTAAGGTTGCGGAAGCACCTTTTGATTTTCAGTTTCTACAGGCTGTACGCCTGTTGGAACGATCTGCTGTGTTTGAAAAAGAAAGTTCGCAATCAAATATATCAAGCAACCCTGTTGCCCGTTTTACTCCACCATCAAGTGAGTCATTAAGATTTAAAACCAACCAGTCACTCGCGTTTCCAGCATCTGAAATTGATGATGTACAACGAATTGATAAAATGTCCGGAACTGCTCAATGGGAAATGGTTGTAAATTTGATGGGTTTAACTGGCTCTATGGGTGTATTACCTTATCATTACACAGAGCTCATTTTAAAACGTCAGAAACAGAAAGATGAAACAATGGAGAAGTTCTTTGATTTGTTTAATCATCGAACATTGTCTCTGTTTTTTCAGGCATCAGTTAAATATAACTTACCGCTACATTACGAACGCAATCGGTTGCACTACGCATCTAAAAATCAGCACGAACCTCAAACAACCGCCTTATTATCGCTAATTGGCCTTGGCACATCCAGCTTAAACAACCGACTCTACACAAAAGATGAGTCACTTATATTTTATAGTGGTTTACTTAGCCAGAAAGTCAGAACAGCCAGTGGTTTGAAACAAATATTACGTTCTCACTTTAATATTCCGGTAGAAATCGATCAATTTGTCGGTCAATGGCAAGAATTAATAGATGATGTACGCACAAAACTACCCGACTTCAATAATCCTACCGGTAGAAATGTCTGTTTAGGCCGCTCAGCTATGCTCGGCAAAAAGGGCTGGTTTGCTCAAGGTAAAATACACATAATACTTGGGCCATTAAATAAGAAACAGCTAGCAACATTTGCCCCAGGCACTTCCGCTTTAAAAGCGCTTAATGAACTGGTGAGAATGTACGTAGGAATGGAAAATGATTATGAATTTATAATTCGAATTAAAAAAACGGATATACCGGATAAAATACAACTAGGTAAAAAAGAACCTGCCATTATTGGCTGGAATACCTGGTTATCAAATAAACCTGCTGATTTTGAAGATAGAAATAAAACACTGGATATCTCTGTTTCTGCAAGTAGGTTAGGTTAG
- the clpV gene encoding type VI secretion system ATPase TssH, whose product MITIDLKSLVGKLNDSCRTALEGAAGICMARTHYNIEIEHWLLKLLELPDSDITALLEKFEINPGKLVEDINKELDKVKSGNTRAPALSPTVVDLAKNAWMLASVEYAHPQATSAHILAALMLDENLRRATPITSGELKKIAPESLRAVLPSIVGSTSESVSAGVGDTSSSDGNAPTGPTSTPSLDKFTINLTDDAKNGKIDAVLGRDEEVRQIIDILTRRRQNNPILTGEAGVGKTAVVEGFALRIASGDVPDILKGVSVRSLDLGLLQAGASVKGEFENRLKSVIAEVKASPEPIIMFIDEAHTLIGAGGKEGQGDAANLLKPALARGELRTIAATTWAEYKKYFERDPALTRRFQVVKVEEPDETKAINMMRSISVMLANHHGVRIMDEAIIDSVKLSSRYITARQLPDKSVSLLDTACARVSLSQSTTPAAIEDTRRQITQHETNITSLERENATLGNCDERIAEIREEKTQLENELEIQTAQWEKEGAIVDQIHELQGKIEEDFHAQKLSEEDAKKEDAPQKLDDAERESIKEELHKKMDELTELQGENPLIQVNVDSQAIAEVVANWTGIPVGKMVSDEITNILDLKNVLGKRVIGQKHGLDAIAQAIRTSRAGLTDPRKPIGVFFLVGSSGVGKTETALALADLMYGGEQNITTINMSEFKEEHKVSMLLGSPPGYVGFGEGGVLTEAVRRKPYSVILLDEMEKAHPGVQDIFYNLLDKGTIKDGEGRDIDFRNTLIIMTSNAGEEHIRAMCAAGEELPEPEVLLDNFRPQLLQYFKPAFLGRTTVIPYYPLSDEDLLKICKINMDRIEKRIKNHYDAEFTYDEDLMLHIVARSQEVDTGARNIENILTRTMLPEMASECLTKIANAEEINKIHVSVDDEGKFGYGIS is encoded by the coding sequence ATGATCACTATCGACCTAAAATCATTAGTAGGAAAACTAAATGATTCTTGCCGTACCGCTTTAGAAGGTGCCGCTGGTATTTGTATGGCTAGAACCCATTACAATATTGAAATTGAACACTGGTTATTAAAATTACTGGAATTACCAGACAGCGATATAACCGCACTGTTAGAAAAGTTTGAAATTAATCCGGGCAAACTGGTTGAAGACATAAACAAAGAACTGGATAAAGTTAAGTCAGGCAATACACGTGCACCTGCACTGTCACCAACAGTCGTTGACCTGGCAAAAAATGCATGGATGTTAGCATCTGTTGAATACGCTCACCCACAGGCAACATCAGCTCATATACTTGCTGCATTAATGCTTGATGAAAATCTTCGACGTGCAACACCTATTACATCAGGTGAGTTGAAAAAAATTGCACCTGAATCATTACGCGCGGTATTACCGAGCATTGTAGGTAGCACATCCGAATCTGTATCTGCCGGTGTTGGAGATACCTCTTCTTCAGATGGCAACGCGCCAACTGGCCCAACCAGTACTCCCTCCCTGGACAAATTTACAATTAATCTTACAGACGATGCAAAGAATGGAAAAATTGATGCGGTCCTTGGGCGTGATGAAGAGGTTCGACAAATTATCGATATCCTGACACGTCGTCGTCAGAACAACCCCATTCTTACCGGTGAAGCCGGTGTCGGTAAAACGGCTGTAGTTGAAGGTTTTGCATTACGCATTGCTTCAGGTGATGTTCCTGATATTTTAAAAGGTGTATCAGTTCGTAGTCTGGATCTGGGGTTATTACAGGCAGGCGCTAGTGTTAAAGGTGAATTTGAAAATAGATTGAAATCAGTAATAGCAGAAGTAAAAGCTTCCCCTGAACCTATTATTATGTTTATCGATGAAGCTCATACATTAATAGGCGCTGGTGGTAAAGAAGGTCAGGGAGATGCAGCAAACTTATTAAAACCCGCTCTTGCACGTGGTGAGTTACGTACAATTGCAGCAACAACCTGGGCTGAATATAAAAAGTATTTTGAACGTGACCCTGCCCTTACCCGTCGTTTTCAGGTAGTAAAAGTTGAAGAGCCTGATGAAACAAAAGCGATTAATATGATGCGCTCAATTTCAGTAATGCTGGCAAACCATCACGGTGTTCGCATTATGGATGAAGCGATCATTGATTCTGTAAAACTTTCAAGTCGTTATATCACGGCGCGTCAGTTACCAGATAAATCTGTAAGCCTGTTAGATACTGCTTGCGCAAGAGTTTCATTAAGTCAGAGCACGACACCGGCAGCAATTGAAGATACACGTCGTCAGATTACTCAACATGAAACCAATATCACCTCTTTAGAGCGTGAAAATGCCACACTGGGAAACTGCGATGAACGCATTGCAGAAATTAGAGAAGAAAAAACACAACTGGAAAATGAATTAGAAATACAGACTGCTCAGTGGGAAAAAGAAGGAGCTATCGTAGATCAGATACATGAACTTCAGGGTAAAATTGAAGAAGACTTTCATGCGCAGAAATTATCTGAAGAAGATGCAAAAAAAGAAGATGCACCTCAAAAACTCGATGATGCAGAACGAGAAAGCATAAAAGAAGAATTACATAAGAAGATGGATGAATTAACAGAACTGCAGGGTGAAAACCCGTTAATTCAGGTTAATGTTGATAGTCAGGCAATTGCTGAAGTAGTTGCAAACTGGACGGGTATACCTGTCGGTAAAATGGTTTCAGACGAAATCACAAACATTCTCGATTTAAAAAACGTACTTGGAAAACGGGTTATTGGTCAAAAACATGGGCTAGATGCTATTGCACAAGCTATCCGTACATCACGTGCTGGTTTAACCGACCCACGTAAACCTATAGGTGTTTTCTTCCTTGTAGGTTCCAGTGGCGTAGGTAAAACTGAAACCGCTTTGGCTCTGGCCGATTTAATGTATGGTGGTGAACAGAATATAACCACCATCAATATGTCCGAGTTTAAAGAAGAGCATAAAGTTTCTATGCTGTTAGGTTCACCTCCAGGTTATGTTGGATTTGGTGAAGGCGGTGTTTTAACAGAAGCCGTAAGAAGAAAACCATACAGCGTTATTTTATTAGATGAAATGGAAAAAGCCCACCCGGGTGTTCAGGATATCTTCTATAACCTGCTAGATAAAGGCACAATAAAAGACGGTGAAGGCCGAGATATTGATTTCCGTAATACGTTAATCATTATGACCTCAAATGCGGGCGAAGAGCACATTAGAGCAATGTGTGCTGCGGGTGAAGAACTACCAGAACCAGAAGTATTGCTGGATAACTTCCGCCCTCAACTACTTCAATATTTTAAACCCGCATTCCTCGGCAGAACCACAGTCATTCCTTACTATCCGTTAAGTGATGAAGATTTGTTAAAAATATGTAAGATCAATATGGACAGAATCGAAAAACGCATTAAGAATCACTATGATGCCGAATTCACATACGATGAAGATCTAATGTTACATATCGTTGCCAGAAGTCAGGAAGTTGATACCGGTGCTAGAAACATTGAAAATATTCTTACCCGGACTATGCTGCCTGAAATGGCGTCTGAATGCCTGACAAAAATCGCCAACGCTGAAGAAATTAATAAAATTCATGTTTCAGTAGATGATGAAGGTAAGTTTGGATATGGGATAAGTTAG